TCATGCCGCTGGCCTACATCTTCATGGTCGGCACCGCGCTGGCGCTCGTGATCAACTTCCCGAAGCTCCGCAGCCAGGCCGACGAGATCGTCGCGCACGCGCCCAGCATCGTCGGCGTCGTCTCGATGGTGCTCGCCGCCGGCGTGCTGGTGGGCGTGCTGAACGGCACCGGCATGGTCACGGCCATGGCCGACTGGGTCGTGCAGGTCGTACCGGCCTCGATGGGCGAGTACCTGGCGGTCATCACCGGAGTGCTCTCCATCCCGATGACCTTCTTCATGTCCAATGACGCGTTCTACTTCGGCATCCTCCCCGTGCTGGCCGAGAGCGCGGCGACCTACGGCATCGACCCGGTGGAGATGGCCCGCGCCTCGATCATCGGTCAGCCCATGCACCTGCAGAGCCCGCTGGTACCGGCCATCCTCCTGCTCGTCTCACTCGCCGGCGTCAACCTCGGCGACCACCACAAGAAGGTGCTCTGGCGCGCCTGCGTGGTCTCGCTGGTGATGCTGCTGGTCGGCGTGCTGGTCGGCTCCGTCCCGTTCGGCTAGTACTCCCTGGCTGGATACCCACCTCAAAGGAATCGCTTCTGGGCTAGCTCAGGGGCGATTTCTTGTGTACTCGAGACCCCCGTCCTCACGCGAGAAGCGGTCACGCCGACCGGGCGGGTCTCGACCGCCACCGCCGGGTGAACGGTACAGTGTTGTCAACTGTTTACGAAAGGTGCATCATGTCCGCCGCCTCCCACCCCTCGCGGCCCCTCGGCATGGGCGAGCAGATCTCCCACCGCCTGCGTGTCGACATCATCTCCGGCGCAATCGGCAATGGCACACATCTCGCCGAGGACAGCCTCGCGGCCCGGTTCGACGTCAGCCGCGGCCCGGTGCGCGACGCCCTGCGTCAGCTCGAGAGCGAGGGTCTCGTCGAGAACCGTCGGAAGCGGCTCTACGTGAGCTTCCGGGGACTGCCGGACATCGAAGAGCTGTACTCGCTGCGGGAGAACCTCGAGTCGATGGCGTTGCGTCTGGCCGTCGAGCGGGCCGGCGGAAGCGGGCTGGACGACGTGCAACGATTCGTCGACACCATGGCCACCGCCGCCCGGGAGGGCGACACGGATGCCTTCGATCAGGCCGACATGGAATTTCACACCAGCTTCTACCGTCTGTCCGGGCACCGGCGACTCGCCGAAGCGTGGCGGCCGTACCAACGCACCTTCGAGGTGCTCCTCGAAATGAGCAACACCCCGGACATGCCCGCGGCGGTTGTGGATCATCAGGAGTTCCTCGACATCGTGCGCGGCGGAGACGCCGACGCCGCGGTGCAGCGACTGCACGACCACCTTGTGCGGGCCAAGCAGCACATCCGCGACGTTATCGAGCTGCAACAGGCACCGGCCGCAGCGCAGCCGAAGGCCTCCTAGAGCCCGGCAGCAATAACGCGAACATCCGTCAGAGAAAGTTCTTGACGAAGCTTTGAGTCGCAAGTTAGGTTAACTGTTAACAACTAACAATTACTCAATCAATGACGATGAGCGGCATTCCGGACTCACGGTACGTTGCGGGGCGTCTCAGAAAGCGACCTCAGCAATGACGCACTCCTCCCCCGTCGGACATGGTCACTCGGTCATCGTTGGCCCGGTGCGGTACGCGGAACTCTGCCCCGCCGGCCGTGCCCTCCTGG
This is a stretch of genomic DNA from Cryobacterium soli. It encodes these proteins:
- a CDS encoding GntR family transcriptional regulator; amino-acid sequence: MSAASHPSRPLGMGEQISHRLRVDIISGAIGNGTHLAEDSLAARFDVSRGPVRDALRQLESEGLVENRRKRLYVSFRGLPDIEELYSLRENLESMALRLAVERAGGSGLDDVQRFVDTMATAAREGDTDAFDQADMEFHTSFYRLSGHRRLAEAWRPYQRTFEVLLEMSNTPDMPAAVVDHQEFLDIVRGGDADAAVQRLHDHLVRAKQHIRDVIELQQAPAAAQPKAS